The following DNA comes from Buttiauxella agrestis.
TGTTCCAGCCGTTTGTGCGCGGCGACAGTGCGCGTACTACCAGCGGCACCGGTCTGGGGTTGGCAATCGTACAACGTATTATCGACAACCATAACGGTCTGTTGGATATCGGTGTGAGTGAGCGGGGCGGTTTACGGATTCGGGCTTATTTGCCAGTGCCGATGAACAAAACCTTCAGCCAGATTAAAGAAAGCTGAGTGATAAAGAAAAAGCGAACCTCTTGGGGTTCGCTTTTTTGTCGGTTGGTTTAGCGTAGAGGGTGGATGTCACTTGCGCTAATCCACCTTATAAACTCATTCGCTATTCAAATATTAGATCTTCGGCCCTGCACTCACAAGCGCTGCACCCGCTGGGGTGTCGGTGTATTTCTCGAAGTTTTCGATAAACAACTTAGCCAGTTGCTCTGACTTTTCCTGCCACTGTTCAGGCGTTGCGTAAGTCTTACGCGGATCCAGAATGTTTTCGTCAACACCTGCCAGTGCTGTCGGCACTGCAAGGCCAAAGATTGGTAGTGTGAACGTTTCTGTATCGTCCAGAGAACCATCAAGAATCGCATCAATAATCGCACGCGTGTCTTTGATGGAGATACGTTTGCCGGTGCCGTTCCAGCCAGTGTTAACCAGATACGCCTGAGCGCCCGCAGCCTGCATGCGTTTCACCAGCACTTCTGCGTATTGCGTCGGGTGCAGAGACAAGAATGCCGCACCAAAACAAGAAGAGAAAGTTGGCGTCGGTTCGGTAATGCCACGCTCAGTACCTGCAAGTTTGGCGGTAAAGCCAGACAGGAAGTGGTACTGCGTTTGGTTTGCCGTCAGGCGTGAAACCGGGGGTAAAACACCGAAAGCATCAGCGGTAAGGAAGATGACTTTGGTGGCGTGGCCTGCTTTAGAAACCGGTTTAACGATGTTTTCAATATGGTAAATCGGGTAGGAGACACGCGTGTTTTCAGTTTTAGATCCGTCATCAAAGTCGATGGAACCGTCGGCGCGAACCGTGACGTTTTCCAGCAGCGCATCGCGGCGAATCGCATTAAAGATTTCCGGCTCGGCTTCTTTGGATAAACGAATGGTTTTCGCGTAGCAGCCGCCTTCGAAATTGAACACACCGTCGTCGTCCCAGCCGTGTTCGTCATCGCCAATCAGGCGGCGCTTTGGATCGGTAGAAAGCGTGGTTTTGCCCGTGCCAGACAAACCAAAGAACACGGCGACATCGTCTTTTTCGCCGACGTTTGCCGAACAGTGCATGGAAGCAATGCCTCTGAGCGGTAACAGGTAGTTCATGATAGAGAACATCCCTTTCTTCATTTCACCGCCGTACCAGGTGCCGCCAATTAATTGCACGCGCTCGGTCAGGTTAAAGGCGATGAAGTTTTCAGAATTCAGACCCTGCTCTTTCCATTGTGGGTTGGTGCATTTCGCGCCGTTCATCACCACAAAATCAGCTTCGAATGCTTCCAGCTCTTCGTCAGTTGGACGGATAAACATGTTCTTAACGAAATGAGCCTGCCAGGCCACTTCGGTAATAAAACGCACCGAGAGACGGGTATCAGCATTCGCACCGCAGAAAGCATCAATAATAAAGAGGCGTTTGCCAGAGAGTTGATTGGTGACGAGTCCTTTCAGATGCTGCCAGGTTTCTTCACTCAGCGGTTTATTGTCGTTTTTGCCTTTGCCATTATCCGCCCACCACAGCGTATCGCGGGTAGTGTCGTCGCGGACGATGTATTTATCTTTTGGGGAACGGCCGGTAAAAATACCGGTATCAACAGCAATTGCACCGAGGTTTGTTTCTACGCCGCGCTCAAAACCTTCCAGATTGGGATTTAGCTCTTCATGGTACAAGGTGTCGTAATCGGGGTTGTAAATGACTTCGCTTACATCATGAATACCATAAGCCTTGAGATCTTGCGCTGTTATGCCTTTAACTCGCATTTCACTGCTCCTTAGCCAATTTGTACTGCTTGAGATTGTAGGGTTGTTTATTGGTTGTTAACCGCGACACCTATCATAGAATTGAGCATCCACCCAAATCCATATAGCGGAAAACGCTGTGAAGCGAGTCACAACGGGGTGAGAGTATGGCAGGAAATGCTAATGAGGCAGGGAAAATATTCTGAATATGTTAAAAAATAGTGCGATTAACGGACGAGGTGTGAGCGAGAGCGCATTTATATGAAACGATGAATTGCCCTTCCTTTAGCAGGAAGGGCAAAAGAGAATTAATGCACCTGCGGGTCAGCCGGGGAGGCGTTGCTGCGGATTTCAGCGATGTCCATAGAGTTGAACACGTAGTGATTGCCACAGTAATCGCAGTTCATGTCGATTTCACCTTCT
Coding sequences within:
- the pckA gene encoding phosphoenolpyruvate carboxykinase (ATP); this encodes MRVKGITAQDLKAYGIHDVSEVIYNPDYDTLYHEELNPNLEGFERGVETNLGAIAVDTGIFTGRSPKDKYIVRDDTTRDTLWWADNGKGKNDNKPLSEETWQHLKGLVTNQLSGKRLFIIDAFCGANADTRLSVRFITEVAWQAHFVKNMFIRPTDEELEAFEADFVVMNGAKCTNPQWKEQGLNSENFIAFNLTERVQLIGGTWYGGEMKKGMFSIMNYLLPLRGIASMHCSANVGEKDDVAVFFGLSGTGKTTLSTDPKRRLIGDDEHGWDDDGVFNFEGGCYAKTIRLSKEAEPEIFNAIRRDALLENVTVRADGSIDFDDGSKTENTRVSYPIYHIENIVKPVSKAGHATKVIFLTADAFGVLPPVSRLTANQTQYHFLSGFTAKLAGTERGITEPTPTFSSCFGAAFLSLHPTQYAEVLVKRMQAAGAQAYLVNTGWNGTGKRISIKDTRAIIDAILDGSLDDTETFTLPIFGLAVPTALAGVDENILDPRKTYATPEQWQEKSEQLAKLFIENFEKYTDTPAGAALVSAGPKI